The following are encoded in a window of Nocardioides houyundeii genomic DNA:
- a CDS encoding YitT family protein translates to MTSAAAPPRTNREAMAHRAKKHPVASEIYKITSIVVGAFVFAIGLEGFLIPNDFLDGGVVGVSIITARFVDVPIGVFIGLLNIPFVALAWVMIGRRSAVRSGIGIGTLSIATILLHHMHPITEQSWLALICGGAMIAVGIGVALRHGGALDGTEVLATILASRTKFTVGQLILYLNLAVFTVAGFVISWEAALLSAVLFYVVVKDLVDQIAHGESGARQVRVTTERYEEVARMVSAHTNRPVLVSKQQRFYADIGLAEEVWVLSFATTRLEEVAIAEEIEEVDPEANITFSDIANLHGPMYESMTNAH, encoded by the coding sequence ATGACTTCCGCAGCCGCGCCCCCCAGGACCAACCGCGAAGCCATGGCCCATCGGGCCAAGAAGCACCCGGTGGCCTCCGAGATCTACAAGATCACCTCGATCGTCGTCGGTGCCTTCGTGTTCGCGATCGGGCTCGAGGGCTTCCTGATCCCCAACGACTTCCTCGACGGCGGCGTCGTCGGCGTCTCGATCATCACCGCCCGCTTCGTCGACGTGCCGATCGGTGTCTTCATCGGCCTGCTGAACATCCCGTTCGTGGCTCTCGCCTGGGTGATGATCGGCCGGCGCAGCGCGGTGCGCTCGGGCATCGGGATCGGCACCCTGTCGATCGCGACCATCCTGCTCCACCACATGCACCCGATCACCGAGCAGTCCTGGCTGGCGCTGATCTGCGGCGGGGCGATGATCGCCGTCGGCATCGGCGTCGCCCTGCGCCACGGTGGTGCGCTGGACGGCACCGAGGTGCTGGCCACCATCCTGGCCAGCCGGACCAAGTTCACCGTCGGCCAGCTCATCCTCTACCTGAACCTCGCGGTCTTCACCGTGGCGGGGTTCGTGATCTCGTGGGAGGCGGCCCTGCTCTCCGCGGTGCTGTTCTACGTGGTGGTCAAGGACCTCGTCGACCAGATCGCCCACGGTGAGTCCGGAGCCCGCCAGGTGCGGGTGACCACTGAGCGCTACGAGGAGGTGGCCCGGATGGTCTCCGCGCACACCAACCGCCCGGTGCTGGTCAGCAAGCAGCAGCGCTTCTACGCCGACATCGGCCTGGCCGAGGAGGTGTGGGTGCTGTCGTTCGCCACCACCCGGCTCGAGGAGGTGGCCATCGCCGAGGAGATCGAGGAGGTCGACCCGGAGGCCAACATCACCTTCTCCGACATCGCCAACCTGCACGGGCCGATGTACGAGTCGATGACCAACGCGCACTGA
- a CDS encoding sigma-70 family RNA polymerase sigma factor: MDARRPVEPGEAAFQGEFESERPRLVALASRVLADASEAEDVVQQAWLRLHGTDTEIDSLPAWLTTVTTRLCLDRLRARTPVPVEEIDVVETAPDPADQVALADSVGVALQVVLDRLTPGERVAFVLHDTFGFEFATIAAVLDTTPAAARKLASRARAKVTQPAPEDALADWEVVDAFMAAAREADFDRLLRLLAPDAEVTADDAALLAGTPASIRGRRAIAEFFNGSAQAALPVYVGDRPGAAWFHRGAAAVLFDFTVLGGLVARITFRAEPEVLAQVARREATQRKPTERKRP, encoded by the coding sequence GTGGACGCGAGGAGACCGGTCGAGCCCGGCGAGGCGGCGTTCCAGGGCGAGTTCGAGAGCGAGCGCCCGCGGCTGGTCGCACTCGCGAGCCGGGTGCTCGCGGACGCCAGTGAGGCCGAGGACGTGGTGCAGCAGGCATGGCTGCGCCTGCACGGCACCGACACCGAGATCGACAGCCTCCCCGCGTGGCTCACCACGGTCACCACGCGGCTGTGCCTGGACCGGCTGCGCGCGCGGACGCCGGTGCCGGTCGAGGAGATCGACGTCGTCGAGACGGCCCCGGACCCCGCGGACCAGGTGGCGCTCGCGGACTCGGTCGGGGTCGCGCTCCAGGTCGTGCTGGACCGGCTCACCCCGGGGGAGCGGGTGGCGTTCGTGCTGCACGACACCTTCGGCTTCGAGTTCGCCACCATCGCCGCCGTGCTCGACACCACCCCGGCCGCGGCCCGCAAGCTGGCTTCCCGCGCCCGCGCCAAGGTCACCCAGCCGGCCCCTGAGGACGCCCTGGCCGACTGGGAGGTCGTCGACGCCTTCATGGCCGCCGCCCGGGAGGCGGACTTCGACCGGCTGCTCCGCCTGCTCGCCCCCGACGCGGAGGTGACCGCGGACGACGCGGCGCTGCTGGCCGGCACTCCGGCCAGCATCCGGGGCAGGCGGGCGATCGCGGAGTTCTTCAACGGCAGCGCGCAGGCCGCGCTCCCGGTCTACGTCGGCGACCGCCCCGGTGCCGCCTGGTTCCACCGGGGTGCGGCCGCGGTGCTCTTCGACTTCACCGTCCTCGGCGGGCTCGTCGCCCGCATCACCTTCCGGGCCGAGCCGGAGGTGCTGGCCCAGGTGGCCCGCAGAGAAGCGACACAACGGAAACCCACCGAGAGGAAACGACCATGA
- a CDS encoding DUF6910 family protein encodes MRIELEHVARLRFADGTPVRSASAVAPLGEGFLVVQDDATHAAWFRDGVAAGGSPVRLLPAVAGMETFESAAGTKHLKPDLEAACPVDLPHGSGLLLLGSGSSPARLRWSLLRLDGDRPRSRVMDMAGLYDVVAAVLGVPRDVLNLEGAHVVGSSLRWYHRGLPSAGLAPGSVDLDLAAALDAVLGRARSEQVPVRNPRRYEFGSVDGVGLAITDAVTLPGGSALLSTAAEDSPDPRDDGPVVGAALAMVHGSEVVDVTALPLVAGAVPKVEGLMVLDGEARQTRLLAVADADDPATPSVAMRLLVHH; translated from the coding sequence GTGAGGATCGAGCTCGAGCACGTGGCCCGGCTGCGCTTCGCCGACGGGACGCCGGTGCGCTCCGCCTCGGCGGTGGCCCCGCTGGGCGAGGGGTTCCTGGTGGTCCAGGACGACGCCACCCACGCGGCGTGGTTCCGGGACGGGGTCGCCGCGGGCGGGAGTCCGGTCCGGCTGCTGCCGGCCGTGGCCGGGATGGAGACCTTCGAGAGCGCCGCGGGCACCAAGCACCTCAAGCCCGACCTGGAGGCAGCCTGCCCGGTGGACCTGCCGCACGGTTCGGGGCTGCTGCTGCTCGGCTCCGGCTCTTCCCCCGCGCGGCTGCGGTGGTCGCTGCTGCGCCTGGACGGAGACCGGCCGCGGAGCCGGGTGATGGACATGGCCGGGCTGTACGACGTGGTCGCGGCCGTCCTGGGCGTTCCCCGCGACGTGCTCAACCTGGAAGGGGCGCACGTCGTCGGGTCGTCCCTGCGCTGGTACCACCGGGGACTGCCGTCCGCGGGTCTGGCACCCGGCAGCGTCGACCTGGACCTGGCCGCAGCCCTCGACGCAGTGCTGGGTCGCGCCCGGTCCGAGCAGGTGCCGGTGCGCAACCCGCGCCGCTACGAGTTCGGCTCGGTCGACGGGGTGGGTCTCGCGATCACCGACGCGGTGACCCTGCCCGGTGGCTCGGCGCTGCTCAGCACGGCCGCCGAGGACAGCCCCGACCCACGCGACGACGGGCCCGTGGTCGGTGCCGCCCTGGCGATGGTGCACGGCTCGGAGGTCGTGGACGTCACCGCTTTGCCCCTGGTTGCGGGCGCGGTCCCCAAGGTCGAGGGACTCATGGTGCTGGACGGCGAAGCGAGGCAGACTCGGCTGCTGGCCGTCGCGGACGCCGACGACCCGGCCACCCCGTCGGTCGCGATGCGGCTGCTGGTGCACCACTGA